In Pirellulales bacterium, a genomic segment contains:
- a CDS encoding TIM barrel protein, producing MSPTHTNNFPRLHNAAWPGVVGKGPDSEPPIELDTMLDLTAAAEVDGVKFDGVDLFLFAPHVDIDSSDEDLKKLADRVRARKLVIGSVVAPVWPPTGGGSAMGTAEERGNFLTQVRKGCRIAKRLRELGVRPYGVVRIDSSVDPGTWSQGDALSNSKRIADTFREAAVIAVDHGERLAAEGEICWGGMHSWKRMVQLLELVDRPKTVGFQADMAHTLLYLLGYNAPEDAILPANFDWKNTAALQDALKKLTSALRPWTMDFHVAQNDGTVKGSGSHDKTGRHCLPDDPNGRLNIARDAGHWLRDDKGELTKQFRHICWDGCMFPNDVMHQPKTWNSILASMIAVRDAHGWKQ from the coding sequence ATGAGCCCCACGCATACCAACAACTTTCCGCGCCTGCACAACGCCGCCTGGCCCGGCGTCGTCGGTAAGGGGCCCGACTCCGAGCCGCCCATCGAGCTGGACACGATGCTCGATTTGACGGCCGCGGCCGAGGTGGATGGCGTCAAGTTCGACGGCGTCGACCTGTTTCTGTTCGCACCCCACGTCGACATTGACTCTTCCGACGAGGATCTGAAGAAGCTGGCCGACAGAGTGCGCGCGCGTAAACTCGTCATTGGCTCGGTCGTCGCGCCGGTCTGGCCTCCCACCGGCGGCGGTTCGGCCATGGGCACGGCCGAAGAACGTGGGAATTTTCTAACCCAGGTGCGCAAAGGCTGTCGCATCGCTAAACGGCTGCGCGAATTGGGCGTCCGTCCCTATGGCGTCGTGCGAATCGATTCCTCAGTCGACCCAGGCACCTGGTCTCAGGGGGACGCGCTATCGAATTCGAAGCGGATCGCGGACACGTTCCGCGAGGCCGCCGTGATTGCCGTCGACCACGGCGAACGACTGGCCGCCGAAGGAGAAATCTGCTGGGGCGGCATGCACAGCTGGAAACGCATGGTGCAATTACTCGAACTTGTCGATCGGCCGAAGACGGTCGGATTTCAAGCCGACATGGCCCATACGCTGCTCTACCTGTTGGGCTATAACGCCCCAGAGGATGCAATCCTGCCAGCGAACTTCGACTGGAAAAATACCGCGGCGCTACAGGATGCGCTCAAGAAACTCACCTCCGCCTTGCGTCCCTGGACGATGGATTTCCATGTCGCGCAGAACGACGGAACAGTCAAGGGTTCGGGCTCGCACGACAAAACGGGAAGGCACTGCCTGCCCGACGACCCAAACGGGCGGCTCAACATCGCCCGCGACGCCGGCCATTGGCTGCGTGACGATAAGGGAGAGCTAACCAAGCAGTTCCGGCACATCTGCTGGGACGGCTGCATGTTCCCCAACGACGTGATGCACCAACCCAAGACATGGAACTCGATCCTGGCCTCGATGATCGCGGTGCGGGACGCGCACGGGTGGAAGCAGTGA
- a CDS encoding cupin domain-containing protein produces MPRFAMRHCVIVAASVTVLGIVATAASSHDPAQETKTPAGGSKISKVFEQMLPKGDFQKVGVITVDYVPGGTTPKHRHDVAVFAYVVDGKIESQLAGEELKTFSAGEMWYESPGTVHLVSRNASKEKPAKLLVFFVQEEGKAPTTFVK; encoded by the coding sequence ATGCCACGATTCGCCATGCGTCATTGCGTCATCGTCGCCGCCAGCGTCACCGTTTTGGGAATCGTGGCCACGGCAGCCTCGTCGCACGACCCCGCGCAAGAGACCAAGACGCCGGCCGGCGGCAGCAAGATATCCAAGGTTTTCGAGCAGATGCTGCCGAAGGGAGACTTTCAGAAGGTGGGCGTAATCACCGTCGATTATGTGCCGGGTGGCACGACTCCCAAGCACCGGCATGACGTGGCGGTGTTTGCCTACGTTGTCGACGGGAAAATCGAAAGCCAATTGGCTGGCGAAGAATTAAAGACTTTTTCGGCCGGCGAGATGTGGTACGAGTCGCCAGGCACCGTCCACCTGGTGAGTCGCAACGCCAGCAAGGAGAAGCCTGCCAAGTTGCTCGTCTTCTTCGTGCAAGAGGAGGGCAAAGCGCCCACGACGTTTGTTAAATGA
- a CDS encoding aldose 1-epimerase family protein: MNKQAWVLTDLDHGVYLPELELGPADFTGDLVQGLRVKKHVLRGGLSDGVDVIELDNGSLRLSLLPTRGMGIHRVTSGDVELGWRSPVSGPVHPTFVNLHEGNGIGWLTGFDEWLCRCGLESNGGPEWDAAGRLQYSLHGRIANLPARRVEVTVDGHAGEMTATGIVDEARLFGRKLRLTSTVRLRIGEPTLHISDVVQNLSGEPTDFELLYHINFGMPFLRPGASLMAPVAQLVPINSHSATDVASWNAYPAAQPGLPEFVHLFKLTAQDKGQTAVLLKATEDRGAVLRYNTNQLPCFTQWKCLQSEADGYVTGLEPATNYPNGRSFEERQGRTAALEPGQSRTFDLSVEILSSAERVAAVEGEIRAIAGDTKPAVFDRPQPGWSPVEG; this comes from the coding sequence ATGAACAAACAAGCGTGGGTGCTAACCGATCTGGATCACGGTGTCTACTTGCCCGAGTTAGAGCTGGGGCCGGCGGATTTTACCGGCGATCTTGTGCAGGGGCTGCGCGTAAAGAAGCATGTGTTGCGCGGCGGCCTGAGCGATGGCGTCGACGTGATCGAACTCGACAACGGTTCGTTGCGGTTGTCGTTACTTCCCACGCGCGGCATGGGTATTCATCGCGTGACGAGCGGAGATGTAGAGCTTGGTTGGCGGTCGCCGGTCAGTGGACCGGTGCATCCGACGTTTGTTAATTTGCACGAAGGGAACGGCATCGGTTGGTTGACCGGCTTCGACGAATGGCTCTGCCGCTGTGGGCTGGAGTCCAACGGCGGGCCCGAATGGGATGCCGCCGGGCGACTGCAGTATTCACTGCACGGCCGTATTGCCAATCTGCCGGCGCGGCGCGTGGAAGTTACCGTCGATGGGCATGCGGGCGAGATGACGGCCACCGGTATCGTCGACGAGGCAAGACTGTTCGGCCGCAAGTTGCGACTGACTTCGACCGTGCGGCTGCGCATCGGCGAGCCCACGTTGCATATTTCCGATGTAGTGCAGAACCTGTCCGGCGAGCCGACCGATTTCGAACTGTTGTATCACATCAATTTTGGCATGCCGTTCTTGCGGCCGGGTGCCAGCCTGATGGCGCCCGTCGCGCAGTTGGTTCCCATAAATTCTCATTCCGCCACGGATGTAGCGAGCTGGAATGCGTACCCTGCCGCGCAACCGGGACTGCCGGAATTTGTACATTTGTTCAAATTAACGGCGCAAGACAAGGGGCAGACCGCCGTCTTGCTGAAGGCCACCGAGGATCGGGGAGCGGTGCTGCGCTACAATACGAATCAACTGCCCTGCTTTACGCAGTGGAAATGTCTGCAGTCAGAGGCTGACGGCTATGTAACGGGATTGGAGCCAGCAACGAACTATCCGAACGGGCGCTCGTTCGAAGAGCGTCAGGGGCGTACCGCGGCGCTCGAGCCGGGTCAGTCGCGGACGTTTGACCTCTCAGTCGAGATTCTAAGCTCGGCCGAACGGGTGGCCGCGGTTGAAGGCGAGATTCGCGCGATCGCCGGCGACACGAAGCCAGCCGTATTCGACCGTCCTCAACCCGGCTGGTCGCCGGTCGAAGGGTAG